A single window of Methylocella tundrae DNA harbors:
- a CDS encoding AGE family epimerase/isomerase: MDVAAPVTADALKSARASATALRDWIVERALPLWSTIGFDAQRGVFQERLDWSGRPVETVPRRAMVQARQIYVFAHAAHLGWFPEGGRLAEIAMSSLLQKFREAGGGSGGFAFSVSTEGRVVSTARDAYAHAFILFAIAWLYRLNGDPRLIGHADETIAFIDAALEDRAHGGLYDQSPVHDRNKRQNPHMHLLEAYLALEGGAPGRGYGERAKSLVDLFKTHLFREDPGVLLEYFAEDWSAHPDPLKRGVFEPGHHFEWVWLLAEYEKLTGEDLRRWILPLDRIARRNGLAEDGMIFDEVDSEMRVLKRSHRIWPHTEAAKAAVARWEMGDDASPRFAAAMIDALRTGFLDRPFVGGWTDHISADGSPLVDYAPASSLYHLFLATAETSRAFPRSPPAEPQES, translated from the coding sequence ATGGATGTCGCCGCTCCGGTTACGGCAGACGCATTGAAATCGGCGCGCGCCAGCGCGACGGCTTTGCGCGACTGGATAGTCGAGAGAGCGCTTCCCCTCTGGTCGACGATCGGCTTCGACGCGCAGCGGGGCGTCTTTCAGGAACGCCTTGACTGGAGCGGACGGCCAGTCGAGACGGTCCCGCGCCGCGCCATGGTGCAAGCCCGGCAGATCTATGTCTTTGCCCATGCGGCGCATCTTGGCTGGTTCCCCGAAGGCGGGCGACTGGCCGAGATCGCGATGAGTTCGCTTTTGCAGAAGTTCCGCGAGGCGGGCGGCGGATCCGGCGGCTTCGCCTTTTCAGTCAGCACGGAGGGCCGCGTCGTCTCGACGGCGCGCGACGCTTACGCGCATGCCTTCATCCTCTTCGCCATCGCCTGGCTCTATCGCCTTAATGGCGATCCGCGGCTAATTGGCCACGCTGACGAGACGATCGCCTTCATTGACGCGGCGCTCGAAGATCGCGCGCATGGCGGTCTCTACGACCAAAGCCCGGTTCATGACCGCAACAAGCGGCAAAATCCGCATATGCACCTGCTCGAGGCCTATCTCGCGCTGGAGGGCGGCGCTCCCGGCCGCGGCTACGGCGAACGCGCCAAGAGCCTCGTCGATCTTTTCAAGACTCATTTGTTCCGCGAGGATCCCGGCGTCCTGCTCGAATATTTCGCCGAGGACTGGAGCGCTCATCCCGATCCGCTGAAGCGCGGCGTCTTTGAACCCGGACATCATTTCGAGTGGGTCTGGCTTTTGGCAGAATATGAGAAACTCACCGGCGAGGATCTGCGGCGGTGGATTTTGCCGCTCGATCGCATCGCCCGGCGCAATGGGCTCGCGGAAGACGGGATGATCTTTGATGAAGTCGACAGCGAGATGCGCGTTCTGAAACGCTCGCACCGGATCTGGCCGCATACGGAAGCGGCGAAGGCGGCGGTCGCCCGGTGGGAGATGGGCGACGACGCTTCGCCGCGCTTCGCCGCCGCGATGATCGACGCGCTGCGGACAGGTTTTCTCGACAGGCCATTCGTCGGCGGCTGGACCGATCATATCAGCGCGGACGGAAGCCCTCTTGTCGATTACGCGCCGGCGAGCTCGCTTTATCATCTGTTCCTGGCGACGGCGGAGACATCGCGCGCCTTTCCCCGCAGCCCACCGGCTGAACCGCAGGAGTCCTAA
- a CDS encoding YifB family Mg chelatase-like AAA ATPase, with protein sequence MVVRIATVAFEGIEARPVDVQVQIANGNVAFTVVGLGDKAVAESRERVRAALNASGLALPAKRITVNLAPADLPKEGSHYDLPIALGVMAAIGAIPPDALQNYTVLGELALDGTITAVTGVLPAAMAANARGQGLICPHDSGAEAAWASQDLDVLAPISLIQLVNHFKGLQVMAAPRPAIRQAGGALPDLRDVKGQESAKRALEIAAAGGHNLLFNGPPGAGKSMLAARLPSILPPLTPRELLEVSLIHSISGDLAGGALTDRRPFRAPHHSASMAALVGGGARARPGEISLAHHGVLFLDELPEFQPQVLDSLRQPIETGEVAIARANHRVIYPARFQLVAAMNPCRCGHATDPGFACNRQPNARCIAQYQSRLSGPLLDRIDLHVEAPAVAAADLMLPPPAEGSAEVAARVAAARAIQARRYAELGLQGVGSNAAAPSAVIEQVAQPDAGGLALVQEASDRLRLSARGFHRILKLARTIADLDGAGTVGSLHLAEALSYRVDATRQLRAA encoded by the coding sequence ATGGTCGTCAGAATCGCGACAGTCGCTTTCGAAGGCATCGAGGCTCGGCCCGTCGACGTTCAGGTGCAGATCGCCAACGGCAACGTCGCCTTCACCGTTGTCGGACTCGGCGACAAGGCGGTCGCTGAATCGCGCGAACGCGTGCGCGCCGCCCTCAACGCCTCGGGCCTCGCGCTCCCGGCCAAGCGCATTACCGTCAATCTCGCGCCCGCCGATCTGCCGAAGGAGGGCAGCCATTATGATTTGCCGATTGCGCTCGGGGTCATGGCGGCGATCGGGGCGATCCCTCCCGACGCGTTGCAAAATTATACGGTGCTCGGCGAGCTCGCGCTCGATGGGACGATCACGGCGGTGACCGGCGTTCTTCCCGCGGCGATGGCCGCCAATGCGCGCGGGCAGGGGCTGATCTGCCCGCATGACAGCGGCGCGGAGGCGGCCTGGGCAAGTCAGGATCTTGACGTGCTGGCGCCGATCTCCCTGATCCAGCTCGTCAATCATTTCAAGGGTCTTCAGGTCATGGCCGCGCCGCGCCCGGCGATCCGGCAGGCGGGGGGAGCTTTGCCGGACCTTCGCGACGTCAAGGGCCAGGAAAGCGCCAAACGCGCGCTCGAAATCGCCGCGGCGGGCGGCCATAATCTGCTTTTCAACGGACCGCCCGGCGCCGGCAAGTCCATGCTCGCGGCGCGCCTCCCCTCGATTTTGCCGCCGTTGACGCCGCGCGAATTGCTGGAGGTTTCGCTCATTCATTCGATCTCCGGCGACCTTGCGGGCGGCGCCTTGACCGATCGCCGTCCGTTCCGCGCGCCCCATCATTCCGCATCGATGGCGGCTCTCGTCGGAGGCGGCGCGCGCGCGCGGCCGGGAGAGATTTCTCTCGCCCATCATGGCGTGCTTTTTCTCGATGAATTGCCAGAATTTCAGCCGCAGGTCCTCGACAGCCTGCGCCAGCCGATAGAGACCGGCGAGGTGGCGATCGCCCGCGCGAACCATCGCGTCATCTATCCCGCGCGCTTTCAGCTTGTCGCCGCGATGAACCCTTGCCGTTGCGGTCATGCGACCGACCCGGGATTTGCCTGCAATCGCCAACCAAATGCGCGATGCATCGCGCAATATCAGTCGCGCCTATCAGGGCCTTTGCTGGACCGCATCGACCTTCACGTCGAGGCGCCCGCCGTCGCCGCAGCCGATTTGATGCTGCCGCCGCCCGCCGAAGGGTCCGCCGAGGTCGCCGCGCGGGTCGCCGCGGCGCGGGCGATTCAGGCGCGCCGCTATGCCGAGCTTGGCCTCCAGGGCGTAGGCTCCAATGCCGCCGCTCCATCCGCCGTCATTGAACAGGTCGCGCAACCGGACGCCGGCGGCCTCGCCCTTGTCCAGGAAGCCTCCGACCGGCTCCGTCTCTCGGCTCGAGGATTCCACCGCATTTTGAAGCTCGCCCGCACGATCGCGGATCTCGACGGGGCGGGGACCGTCGGCAGTCTGCATCTGGCAGAAGCGCTCTCCTACCGCGTCGATGCGACGCGCCAGTTACGGGCCGCTTGA
- a CDS encoding acyltransferase family protein, with amino-acid sequence MSLYIDLFRFLAVLSIVISHGLVTQMGGDWLKFSLGLEAIEATFVLSGFVIAYVVATRERSLAVYSASRLARLWSIVLPALALTFILDGIGLRLSPAPYEDWGEYMGFDNPLLRLFLTAIFQNQTWFLEVSPLSNIPLWSIGYIAWYYAIFAAFMFSPRAWRNWIVAAVALFAGPQILLLMPGWLFGVWLYQRRDKLKLSPGWGLALYLGAPALIFALKTLHVSPWLFSMQRLLLGANVADRYLNIAENFLWQNLVGALICLHLLGAMAIAGRLGRLLRPAERAIRHAGALTFAIYAFHFPLELWIAAALHERPDGPVKTGAVVIGALVASAALGALVRPFYPRLKEALLLGFRKSGYRLAKALD; translated from the coding sequence TTGTCGCTTTACATTGACCTGTTTCGTTTCCTGGCAGTGCTGAGTATAGTCATCTCCCATGGACTTGTGACGCAGATGGGTGGAGACTGGCTCAAGTTCAGTTTGGGACTGGAGGCGATCGAGGCGACGTTCGTATTGTCAGGTTTTGTCATCGCCTATGTCGTGGCGACGCGCGAACGCAGTCTCGCTGTTTATAGCGCGTCGCGCCTCGCCAGATTGTGGTCTATCGTGTTGCCGGCGCTGGCGCTGACCTTTATCCTCGACGGCATCGGATTACGCCTGTCCCCGGCGCCCTATGAGGATTGGGGCGAGTATATGGGATTCGACAATCCCCTGCTGCGGCTCTTCCTGACAGCCATATTTCAAAACCAGACCTGGTTCCTCGAAGTCTCCCCGCTTTCGAACATTCCACTGTGGTCGATTGGATATATCGCCTGGTATTACGCCATTTTCGCAGCGTTCATGTTTTCGCCGCGCGCGTGGCGCAACTGGATCGTCGCGGCGGTCGCACTTTTCGCGGGTCCGCAGATCCTGCTTCTCATGCCTGGATGGCTATTCGGCGTATGGCTCTACCAGAGGCGGGACAAGTTAAAGTTGAGCCCAGGCTGGGGCCTCGCGCTTTACCTTGGAGCGCCAGCCCTGATCTTCGCATTGAAGACGCTCCACGTCAGTCCGTGGCTGTTCTCAATGCAGCGCCTGCTGCTCGGCGCCAATGTAGCTGATCGTTATCTCAATATCGCCGAGAATTTCCTCTGGCAAAATTTGGTCGGAGCCTTGATCTGCCTTCATCTTCTAGGGGCGATGGCCATCGCTGGGCGACTCGGACGCCTGCTGAGACCGGCCGAACGAGCGATCCGCCACGCGGGCGCCCTGACCTTCGCAATCTACGCTTTCCATTTCCCGCTGGAGCTCTGGATCGCCGCCGCGCTTCATGAGCGGCCCGATGGTCCGGTCAAAACCGGCGCGGTTGTGATTGGCGCGTTGGTCGCCTCGGCTGCTCTTGGCGCGCTCGTGCGGCCGTTTTACCCCCGGCTGAAGGAGGCTCTTCTCCTCGGCTTCAGGAAAAGCGGCTACAGGCTCGCGAAAGCGCTGGATTAA
- a CDS encoding nucleotidyltransferase family protein gives MSFTVPSKAMVFAAGLGTRMRPLTETVPKPMIKVAGKPMIDHMLDRFARAGTRTAIVNVHHLADQIEAHLSTRTDPEVIISDERDELLDQGGGIAKALPLLGSEPFFLANTDALWLEGPRQNLRRMAEAWDPVRMDILLLVAATTASVGVDWPGDFLMAADGRLTRRAEFQVAPFVYAGVGIVKPELFAAQTRRVFPLAPFFFEAAQKGRLYGQRLDGLWLHVGVPEMIAEAEWIISRSVL, from the coding sequence ATGTCTTTCACTGTGCCAAGCAAAGCGATGGTCTTCGCCGCGGGGCTTGGCACGCGCATGCGCCCCCTCACGGAAACTGTCCCGAAGCCGATGATCAAAGTCGCGGGCAAGCCGATGATCGACCATATGCTCGACCGTTTCGCGCGCGCGGGAACCCGCACCGCCATCGTCAACGTGCATCACCTTGCCGATCAGATCGAGGCGCATCTTTCGACGCGCACGGATCCCGAGGTCATTATCTCCGATGAGCGGGACGAGCTTCTCGATCAGGGCGGCGGCATCGCCAAGGCGCTGCCCCTGCTGGGGAGCGAGCCCTTCTTCCTCGCGAACACGGATGCGCTCTGGCTCGAGGGTCCGCGGCAAAATCTGCGCCGCATGGCCGAAGCGTGGGACCCCGTCAGAATGGATATTCTGTTGCTTGTCGCCGCGACGACGGCGAGCGTTGGCGTCGACTGGCCCGGCGATTTTCTGATGGCTGCGGACGGCCGGCTGACCCGCCGCGCGGAATTTCAGGTCGCGCCGTTCGTCTATGCCGGCGTCGGCATCGTGAAGCCGGAGTTGTTCGCCGCGCAGACGCGCAGAGTGTTTCCGCTGGCGCCATTTTTCTTCGAGGCGGCGCAAAAGGGCCGGCTTTATGGACAAAGGCTGGATGGTTTGTGGCTGCATGTGGGCGTGCCGGAGATGATCGCCGAAGCCGAATGGATCATCTCGCGCAGCGTGCTGTGA